The following proteins come from a genomic window of Miscanthus floridulus cultivar M001 chromosome 2, ASM1932011v1, whole genome shotgun sequence:
- the LOC136539242 gene encoding peroxidase A2-like gives MDFSSSSRSATAVVLLVVALMTCFHGATAQLCEDYYDSSCPDAYDIVKQVLIGTHQSDARIFASLIRLHFHDCFVQGCDASLLLDSVPGMPSEKTSAPNNGSARGFEVVDAAKAALESACPGVVSCADILAIAAEISVELSGGPSWGVLLGRLDSKTSDFNGSLNLPAPTDNLTVLKQKFSNLSLTDVDLVALSGGHTFGRVQCKFITDRLYNFSGTNMPDPALDASYQAFLTQRCPQKGDATALNDLDPTTPDTFDNNYYTNIEVNRGILNSDQELKSSPQAQGTTAPIVDLFAGSQDAFFASFAQSMINMGNLMPLTDPSRGQVRTNCRRVN, from the exons ATGGATTTCTCATCGTCATCTCGTTCCGCCACCGCCGTCGTACTCCTGGTCGTGGCCCTGATGACGTGCTTCCATGGCGCGACGGCGCAGCTGTGCGAGGACTACTATGACAGCAGCTGTCCGGACGCCTACGACATCGTGAAGCAGGTGCTCATCGGCACGCACCAGTCGGACGCCCGCATCTTCGCCAGCCtcatccgcctccacttccacgactgcttcgtccAG GGCTGCGACGCCTCGCTTCTGCTTGACAGCGTCCCGGGAATGCCGTCGGAGAAGACGTCGGCGCCCAACAACGGCTCAGCGCGCGGGttcgaggtggtggacgccgCCAAGGCAGCGCTGGAGAGCGCCTGCCCCGGTGTTGTCTCCTGCGCCGACATCCTCGCCATCGCCGCTGAGATCTCAGTCGAGCTG TCGGGAGGCCCTAGCTGGGGTGTGCTTCTGGGAAGGCTGGACAGCAAGACCTCCGACTTCAACGGCTCCCTGAACCTGCCAGCGCCCACCGACAACCTCACCGTACTTAAGCAGAAGTTCAGCAACCTCAGCCTCACCGATGTCGACCTGGTCGCCCTTTCAG GGGGGCACACGTTCGGCCGTGTTCAATGCAAGTTCATCACAGACCGGCTCTACAACTTCAGCGGGACAAACATGCCTGACCCAGCCCTAGACGCGTCTTACCAAGCGTTCCTGACACAGAGGTGCCCACAGAAAGGCGACGCGACAGCCTTGAACGACCTCGACCCGACGACGCCAGACACCTTCGACAACAACTACTACACCAACATCGAGGTGAACCGGGGCATCCTCAACTCCGACCAGGAGCTGAAATCGTCGCCCCAAGCGCAGGGCACCACGGCGCCCATCGTCGACCTGTTCGCAGGCAGCCAGGACGCCTTCTTCGCGAGCTTCGCGCAGTCCATGATCAACATGGGCAACCTTATGCCGCTCACGGATCCGTCCCGAGGACAAGTCCGCACCAACTGCAGAAGGGTCAACTGA